The proteins below are encoded in one region of Lactuca sativa cultivar Salinas chromosome 3, Lsat_Salinas_v11, whole genome shotgun sequence:
- the LOC111908745 gene encoding uncharacterized protein LOC111908745 — protein sequence MLCTNYNKKGHTARFCRTPGLQNAQAANAGESQTCYGYGEARHLKRNCPKARKPNPDEMGRVLAIGNAEAIAGPTVVTSTFFLNNKYTFILFDSGPEKSFVSHQFKRLLNQTPQTLKDTFTVEIANGEIENTNDIYTGCTLTLNNHSFQIDLMPVTIKSFDVIIGMDWLCPHHAEILCHEKAVRLNLPGGESLVVYGD from the coding sequence ATGCTTTGCACCAACTATAACAAAAAAGGGCACACCGCCCGATTCTGTAGAACTCCAGGCCTACAAAACGCACAAGCTGCCAACGCCGGAGAAAGCCAAACCTGCTATGGATATGGAGAAGCTAGACACCTCAAACGTAATTGCCCGAAGGCAAGAAAACCCAACCCCGACGAAATGGGCAGAGTTCTGGCGATAGGTAACGCGGAAGCCATCGCAGGTCCAACTGTGGTTACCAGTACGtttttcctcaacaataaatacaCATTCATTCTTTTTGATAGTGGCCCGGAGAAAAGCTTCGTGAGCCACCAATTCAAACGCTTGCTTAATCAAACACCGCAAACACTAAAAGACACATTCACCGTAGAAATAGCTAACGGAGAAATAGAGAACACTAACGATATTTACACCGGGTGTACCCTCACCTTAAACAATCACTCTTTCCAAATTGACCTGATGCCGGTCACCATAAAAAGTTTTGATgtgatcattggcatggattggttatgccCTCACCATGCTGAAATCCTATGTCACgaaaaggccgttcgccttaatctgccaggTGGCGAATCTCTCGTCGTTTATGGCGACTAA